Within Paenibacillus albicereus, the genomic segment CGCGCATGAATACGCTCCGCACGCCCAAGCATCTGCCTTCCATCGATCTCGGCGTTCCTGCGCTCACATTCCGCTCCTGGTGGGAGGCGCAGGCGGGCGAGGAGGGCTGGCAGGCGATCGACAAGATTCCGCGCGGGGACTGGATGAACTACTTGCGCTGGTACCGAAGGGTGCTGAATCTGCCTGTCGTCAACGAGACGAGGCTGACGCTCGTCGAGCCGTTCGAGGACGGACTCCACCGGCTGCATCTCGAAGGCAAAGGAGCGCCGTCTCCGCATCTGCTTGCCCGCAAGGTCATCCTCGCGACCGGCATTCAGGGCGGAGGAGAGTGGCATGTGCCCCCGCTGGTGTCGCGGCAGGTGCCAAGGGAGCGATATGCCCATACGTCCGAAGCGATCGACTTCGAGCCGCTCCGCGGCAAGCGGATCGCCGTGCTCGGCGGAGGGGCGTCGGCGTTCGACAACGCCGGCTTCGCCTTGGCCGAGGGCGTCGCGGAGGCGCATGTATTCGTCCGCCGGACAGAGCTGCCGCGCATCAATCCGATCCGGCAGATGGAGCATTCGGGCATGATCGAGCATTTTCCGCGGCTGTCCGACGAGGACAAGTACGCGGTCATGGCGCATTTCTTCCGGCACAACCAGCCCCCCACCAACGATACGTTCCAGCGGGCGGCATCCCAGCCCGGCTTCCGGCTGCATGTCGGAGCGCCTTGGCTCGGCATCCGGATGGAAGGAGACCTCGCCGTCGTGACGACTCCGCAGGGCGAGTCCGCCTTCGACTTCCTGCTCATTAGCACCGGGCTGCTGACCGATCCGGCCCTGCGTCCCGAGCTGCGGCTCGTCGAGAAGCATATTGCCCGGTGGGGCGATCGCTATGTCCCGCCGGCCCGGACCGCGAGTCCGACGCTCGATGCCCATCCGTACCTGACGCCGGGCTTCGCCTTCACGAGCCGGGACCCGGAGGGAGAGGCGCTGCTGCACGGCCTCTACACGTTCAACTACTCCGCGCTCATCAGCTGCGGACTGTCCGCCTCGGCGCTGTCAGGCATGCGCCATGCGATTCCGAAGCTGGCGGCGTCCGTGGCGGGTGAGCTGTTCCTGGACGACCGAGAGCAGATCCTGGACGAATTCTACCGGTACGACGAGCTGGAATTCACCGGCTG encodes:
- a CDS encoding FAD/NAD(P)-binding protein, whose product is MSLEQLNARVRRDLSYIAFGGANWVRPRTHIDGHVYDVAIIGGGQSGLGAAFALMKERVSNLIVLDENPEGREGPWDTYARMNTLRTPKHLPSIDLGVPALTFRSWWEAQAGEEGWQAIDKIPRGDWMNYLRWYRRVLNLPVVNETRLTLVEPFEDGLHRLHLEGKGAPSPHLLARKVILATGIQGGGEWHVPPLVSRQVPRERYAHTSEAIDFEPLRGKRIAVLGGGASAFDNAGFALAEGVAEAHVFVRRTELPRINPIRQMEHSGMIEHFPRLSDEDKYAVMAHFFRHNQPPTNDTFQRAASQPGFRLHVGAPWLGIRMEGDLAVVTTPQGESAFDFLLISTGLLTDPALRPELRLVEKHIARWGDRYVPPARTASPTLDAHPYLTPGFAFTSRDPEGEALLHGLYTFNYSALISCGLSASALSGMRHAIPKLAASVAGELFLDDREQILDEFYRYDELEFTGWMEPTAEPKA